Proteins found in one Pongo pygmaeus isolate AG05252 chromosome 8, NHGRI_mPonPyg2-v2.0_pri, whole genome shotgun sequence genomic segment:
- the ANKRD16 gene encoding ankyrin repeat domain-containing protein 16 isoform X1: protein MAQPGDPRRLCRLVQEGRLRALKEELQAAGGCPGPAGDTLLHCAARHGHRDVLAYLAEAWGMDIEATNRDYKRPLHEAASMGHRDCVRYLLGRGAAVDCLKKADWTPLMMACTRKNLGVIQELVEHGANPLLKNKDGWNSFHIASREGDPLILQYLLTVCPGAWKTESKIRRTPLHTAGTAYSSAAMHGHLEAVKVLLKRCQYEPDYRDNCGVTPLMDAIQCGHIDVARLLLSEHGACLSAEDSLGAQALHRAAVTGQDEAIRFLVSELGVDVDVRATSTHLTALHYAAKEGHTSTIQTLLSLGADINSKDEKNRSALHLACAGQHLACAKFLLQSGLKDSEDITGTLAQQLPRRADVLQGSGHSAMT from the exons ATGGCCCAGCCCGGGGACCCGCGCCGCCTCTGCAGGCTGGTGCAGGAGGGCCGGCTGCGCGCCCTGAAGGAGGAGCTGCAGGCGGCGGGGGGCTGCCCGGGGCCGGCCGGGGATACCCTCCTGCACTGCGCCGCGCGCCACGGCCATCGGGACGTGCTGGCCTATCTGGCCGAGGCCTGGGGCATGGACATCGAGGCCACCAACCGAGACTACAAGCGGCCTCTGCACGAGGCGGCCTCCATGGGCCACCGAGACTGCGTGCGCTACCTGCTGGGCCGGGGGGCAGCGGTCGACTGCCTGAAGAAGGCCGACTG GACTCCTCTGATGATGGCCTGCACAAGGAAGAATCTGGGGGTGATCCAGGAGCTGGTGGAACATGGCGCCAATCCACTCCTGAAGAACAAAGATGGCTGGAACAGTTTCCACATTGCCAGTCGAGAAGGCGACCCTCTGATCCTCCAGTACCTGCTCACTGTTTGCCCAGGTGCCTGGAAGACAGAGAGCAAAATTAGAAGGACTCCTCTGCACACTGCAGGTACAGCCTACAGCTCTGCAG cAATGCATGGCCATTTAGAGGCGGTCAAGGTGCTTCTTAAGAG GTGCCAATATGAACCAGACTACAGAGACAACTGTGGCGTCACCCCCTTGATGGATGCAATCCAGTGTGGTCACATCGACGTCGCTAGGCTGCTCCTCAGTGAACATGGG GCTTGCCTTTCAGCAGAAGACAGCCTGGGTGCCCAGGCTCTGCACAGGGCAGCCGTCACAGGGCAGGACGAAGCCATCCGATTCTTGGTCTCTGAACTTGGCGTCGATGTAGATGTGAGAGCCACATCAACCCACCTCACAGCACTTCATTATGCAGCTAAG GAAGGACATACAAGTACAATTCAGACTCTCTTATCCTTGGGAGCTGACATCAATTCTAAGGATGAAAAAAATCGATCAG CCCTGCATCTGGCCTGTGCAGGTCAGCACTTGGCCTGTGCCAAGTTTCTCCTGCAGTCGGGACTGAAGGATTCTGAAGACATCACGGGCACCCTGGCTCAGCAGCTCCCAAGGAGAGCAGATGTCCTTCAGGGCTCTGGCCACAGCGCAATGACATAA
- the ANKRD16 gene encoding ankyrin repeat domain-containing protein 16 isoform X4: MAQPGDPRRLCRLVQEGRLRALKEELQAAGGCPGPAGDTLLHCAARHGHRDVLAYLAEAWGMDIEATNRDYKRPLHEAASMGHRDCVRYLLGRGAAVDCLKKADWTPLMMACTRKNLGVIQELVEHGANPLLKNKDGWNSFHIASREGDPLILQYLLTVCPGAWKTESKIRRTPLHTAGTAYSSAAMHGHLEAVKVLLKRCQYEPDYRDNCGVTPLMDAIQCGHIDVARLLLSEHGACLSAEDSLGAQALHRAAVTGQDEAIRFLVSELGVDVDVRATSTHLTALHYAAKK, from the exons ATGGCCCAGCCCGGGGACCCGCGCCGCCTCTGCAGGCTGGTGCAGGAGGGCCGGCTGCGCGCCCTGAAGGAGGAGCTGCAGGCGGCGGGGGGCTGCCCGGGGCCGGCCGGGGATACCCTCCTGCACTGCGCCGCGCGCCACGGCCATCGGGACGTGCTGGCCTATCTGGCCGAGGCCTGGGGCATGGACATCGAGGCCACCAACCGAGACTACAAGCGGCCTCTGCACGAGGCGGCCTCCATGGGCCACCGAGACTGCGTGCGCTACCTGCTGGGCCGGGGGGCAGCGGTCGACTGCCTGAAGAAGGCCGACTG GACTCCTCTGATGATGGCCTGCACAAGGAAGAATCTGGGGGTGATCCAGGAGCTGGTGGAACATGGCGCCAATCCACTCCTGAAGAACAAAGATGGCTGGAACAGTTTCCACATTGCCAGTCGAGAAGGCGACCCTCTGATCCTCCAGTACCTGCTCACTGTTTGCCCAGGTGCCTGGAAGACAGAGAGCAAAATTAGAAGGACTCCTCTGCACACTGCAGGTACAGCCTACAGCTCTGCAG cAATGCATGGCCATTTAGAGGCGGTCAAGGTGCTTCTTAAGAG GTGCCAATATGAACCAGACTACAGAGACAACTGTGGCGTCACCCCCTTGATGGATGCAATCCAGTGTGGTCACATCGACGTCGCTAGGCTGCTCCTCAGTGAACATGGG GCTTGCCTTTCAGCAGAAGACAGCCTGGGTGCCCAGGCTCTGCACAGGGCAGCCGTCACAGGGCAGGACGAAGCCATCCGATTCTTGGTCTCTGAACTTGGCGTCGATGTAGATGTGAGAGCCACATCAACCCACCTCACAGCACTTCATTATGCAGCTAAG aaataa
- the ANKRD16 gene encoding ankyrin repeat domain-containing protein 16 isoform X2, with protein MAQPGDPRRLCRLVQEGRLRALKEELQAAGGCPGPAGDTLLHCAARHGHRDVLAYLAEAWGMDIEATNRDYKRPLHEAASMGHRDCVRYLLGRGAAVDCLKKADWTPLMMACTRKNLGVIQELVEHGANPLLKNKDGWNSFHIASREGDPLILQYLLTVCPGAWKTESKIRRTPLHTAAMHGHLEAVKVLLKRCQYEPDYRDNCGVTPLMDAIQCGHIDVARLLLSEHGACLSAEDSLGAQALHRAAVTGQDEAIRFLVSELGVDVDVRATSTHLTALHYAAKEGHTSTIQTLLSLGADINSKDEKNRSALHLACAGQHLACAKFLLQSGLKDSEDITGTLAQQLPRRADVLQGSGHSAMT; from the exons ATGGCCCAGCCCGGGGACCCGCGCCGCCTCTGCAGGCTGGTGCAGGAGGGCCGGCTGCGCGCCCTGAAGGAGGAGCTGCAGGCGGCGGGGGGCTGCCCGGGGCCGGCCGGGGATACCCTCCTGCACTGCGCCGCGCGCCACGGCCATCGGGACGTGCTGGCCTATCTGGCCGAGGCCTGGGGCATGGACATCGAGGCCACCAACCGAGACTACAAGCGGCCTCTGCACGAGGCGGCCTCCATGGGCCACCGAGACTGCGTGCGCTACCTGCTGGGCCGGGGGGCAGCGGTCGACTGCCTGAAGAAGGCCGACTG GACTCCTCTGATGATGGCCTGCACAAGGAAGAATCTGGGGGTGATCCAGGAGCTGGTGGAACATGGCGCCAATCCACTCCTGAAGAACAAAGATGGCTGGAACAGTTTCCACATTGCCAGTCGAGAAGGCGACCCTCTGATCCTCCAGTACCTGCTCACTGTTTGCCCAGGTGCCTGGAAGACAGAGAGCAAAATTAGAAGGACTCCTCTGCACACTGCAG cAATGCATGGCCATTTAGAGGCGGTCAAGGTGCTTCTTAAGAG GTGCCAATATGAACCAGACTACAGAGACAACTGTGGCGTCACCCCCTTGATGGATGCAATCCAGTGTGGTCACATCGACGTCGCTAGGCTGCTCCTCAGTGAACATGGG GCTTGCCTTTCAGCAGAAGACAGCCTGGGTGCCCAGGCTCTGCACAGGGCAGCCGTCACAGGGCAGGACGAAGCCATCCGATTCTTGGTCTCTGAACTTGGCGTCGATGTAGATGTGAGAGCCACATCAACCCACCTCACAGCACTTCATTATGCAGCTAAG GAAGGACATACAAGTACAATTCAGACTCTCTTATCCTTGGGAGCTGACATCAATTCTAAGGATGAAAAAAATCGATCAG CCCTGCATCTGGCCTGTGCAGGTCAGCACTTGGCCTGTGCCAAGTTTCTCCTGCAGTCGGGACTGAAGGATTCTGAAGACATCACGGGCACCCTGGCTCAGCAGCTCCCAAGGAGAGCAGATGTCCTTCAGGGCTCTGGCCACAGCGCAATGACATAA
- the ANKRD16 gene encoding ankyrin repeat domain-containing protein 16 isoform X3 encodes MAQPGDPRRLCRLVQEGRLRALKEELQAAGGCPGPAGDTLLHCAARHGHRDVLAYLAEAWGMDIEATNRDYKRPLHEAASMGHRDCVRYLLGRGAAVDCLKKADWTPLMMACTRKNLGVIQELVEHGANPLLKNKDGWNSFHIASREGDPLILQYLLTVCPGAWKTESKIRRTPLHTAGTAYSSAAMHGHLEAVKVLLKRCQYEPDYRDNCGVTPLMDAIQCGHIDVARLLLSEHGACLSAEDSLGAQALHRAAVTGQDEAIRFLVSELGVDVDVRATSTHLTALHYAAKSCREPEHLSFFGSEKAKCNLLQSS; translated from the exons ATGGCCCAGCCCGGGGACCCGCGCCGCCTCTGCAGGCTGGTGCAGGAGGGCCGGCTGCGCGCCCTGAAGGAGGAGCTGCAGGCGGCGGGGGGCTGCCCGGGGCCGGCCGGGGATACCCTCCTGCACTGCGCCGCGCGCCACGGCCATCGGGACGTGCTGGCCTATCTGGCCGAGGCCTGGGGCATGGACATCGAGGCCACCAACCGAGACTACAAGCGGCCTCTGCACGAGGCGGCCTCCATGGGCCACCGAGACTGCGTGCGCTACCTGCTGGGCCGGGGGGCAGCGGTCGACTGCCTGAAGAAGGCCGACTG GACTCCTCTGATGATGGCCTGCACAAGGAAGAATCTGGGGGTGATCCAGGAGCTGGTGGAACATGGCGCCAATCCACTCCTGAAGAACAAAGATGGCTGGAACAGTTTCCACATTGCCAGTCGAGAAGGCGACCCTCTGATCCTCCAGTACCTGCTCACTGTTTGCCCAGGTGCCTGGAAGACAGAGAGCAAAATTAGAAGGACTCCTCTGCACACTGCAGGTACAGCCTACAGCTCTGCAG cAATGCATGGCCATTTAGAGGCGGTCAAGGTGCTTCTTAAGAG GTGCCAATATGAACCAGACTACAGAGACAACTGTGGCGTCACCCCCTTGATGGATGCAATCCAGTGTGGTCACATCGACGTCGCTAGGCTGCTCCTCAGTGAACATGGG GCTTGCCTTTCAGCAGAAGACAGCCTGGGTGCCCAGGCTCTGCACAGGGCAGCCGTCACAGGGCAGGACGAAGCCATCCGATTCTTGGTCTCTGAACTTGGCGTCGATGTAGATGTGAGAGCCACATCAACCCACCTCACAGCACTTCATTATGCAGCTAAG agttgccGGGAGCCTGAGCACCTTTCGTTTTTCGGCTCAGAGAAAGCCAAGTGCAACTTGCTTCAGTCATCCTGA